Proteins found in one Lutimonas zeaxanthinifaciens genomic segment:
- the folK gene encoding 2-amino-4-hydroxy-6-hydroxymethyldihydropteridine diphosphokinase: MKIVRTTYLSLGTNLGDKIHNLQQAVNLINDTIGHVKRISSVYSSPSWGFEGKDFYNICIEISSSLNPEKMIQKVLEIEHQLGRDRNPESGYKDRIIDIDILLFDDEIIFYNDLKVPHPEMLNRKFVLVPLTEIAPNIIHPIAKKTILICLQQCQDSGHIEKTDLKLTRPISLVEKYNYIAIEGNIGSGKTSLANKIGDDFNAKLVLERFADNPFLPKFYADEERYAFPLEMSFLADRYHQLTDDLAQFDLFKNFIVSDYFIFKSLIFAQITLPKEEYNLYRKMFDIMYKEISKPDVYVFLYQNTDRLIENIKKRGREYEQNIQPEYLDKIHKGYASFIKSKKDLNTLIIDVSELDFVRSESDYHKVLKQILEFNGKGNQ, from the coding sequence TTGAAAATTGTCCGTACGACATATTTATCCTTAGGAACCAATTTAGGGGATAAAATACATAATTTGCAACAGGCCGTAAATCTCATCAATGATACTATTGGCCATGTAAAACGTATATCATCTGTTTATTCCAGCCCCTCCTGGGGATTTGAGGGGAAAGATTTTTACAATATCTGTATTGAGATATCAAGTAGTTTGAATCCCGAAAAAATGATTCAAAAAGTACTTGAGATTGAACATCAGCTGGGGAGAGATCGAAATCCTGAGAGCGGTTACAAAGACAGAATCATTGATATTGATATTCTTTTGTTTGATGATGAAATCATATTTTATAATGATTTGAAAGTACCCCACCCTGAAATGCTGAACAGAAAATTCGTTCTGGTTCCCCTTACTGAGATCGCACCTAATATCATCCACCCTATTGCTAAAAAGACCATACTCATCTGTTTACAGCAATGTCAGGACTCAGGGCACATCGAAAAAACGGATCTTAAATTGACAAGGCCTATATCGCTGGTCGAAAAATACAACTATATTGCCATAGAAGGTAATATCGGGTCAGGAAAAACCAGTCTTGCAAACAAAATAGGTGATGACTTTAATGCTAAACTTGTTTTGGAACGATTTGCCGACAATCCATTCCTTCCGAAGTTTTATGCGGATGAAGAACGTTACGCATTTCCGCTGGAGATGAGTTTTCTTGCTGACAGATACCATCAGCTTACTGATGATCTTGCTCAATTCGATCTGTTTAAAAACTTTATAGTTTCAGACTATTTTATTTTTAAGTCCTTGATTTTTGCCCAGATCACGCTACCAAAAGAGGAATATAACCTTTATAGAAAGATGTTTGATATCATGTACAAGGAAATATCCAAACCCGATGTTTATGTCTTCCTCTATCAAAATACGGATCGACTGATTGAAAACATTAAAAAAAGAGGGCGGGAATACGAACAGAACATACAACCGGAATATCTCGATAAGATCCATAAAGGATACGCTTCTTTTATAAAGTCAAAAAAAGATCTAAATACCTTGATCATTGATGTTTCTGAACTTGATTTCGTCAGGAGCGAAAGTGACTACCACAAAGTCTTGAAACAAATTTTGGAATTCAATGGGAAGGGCAATCAGTAA
- the gldC gene encoding gliding motility protein GldC, whose amino-acid sequence MAVKHKSDISIKVGLDENRVPEELHWSADDGGITDMEAKALLLSVWDSAGKDTYKINLWTKEMPVNEMIQFFHQTLVSMADTFETSTGDEKMSATMRDFCDYYAEKMGIKRQ is encoded by the coding sequence ATGGCAGTAAAGCACAAATCAGATATAAGTATCAAAGTTGGATTAGATGAGAATCGGGTTCCGGAAGAGCTCCATTGGTCAGCAGATGACGGAGGAATCACAGATATGGAGGCAAAGGCATTATTGCTATCGGTCTGGGATTCGGCAGGTAAGGATACCTATAAGATCAATCTTTGGACCAAAGAAATGCCTGTAAATGAAATGATACAGTTTTTTCATCAGACCCTGGTCTCGATGGCCGATACCTTTGAAACTTCAACGGGAGATGAAAAAATGAGTGCTACTATGCGTGATTTTTGCGATTATTACGCTGAAAAAATGGGGATCAAAAGGCAATAA
- a CDS encoding gliding motility lipoprotein GldB, with amino-acid sequence MNSIKYTFLFLFVIGFISCGKKKETTIDLSGIDLKMEILRFEERFYTSGPENLGQLKSDFPYLFPAGNPDSIWTSKMRDEDELFLYNSTKEVFGDFSEEEAALSDLFKHVKHYFPKFEEPKVITVLSMVDYENRVIFADSLLFISLDVYLGKDHEVYSDYPAYIKQNFRKEHMVVDVAEKLSEPVLMKPSTNSFISRIIQQGKKMYLMSAFLPGVSEQELIGYERSQFEWAENSEVDIWKYYVENEMLYSNDASLTDRFIADAPFSKFFLEVDKDSPGQIGVWFGWQIVKSFMQNSDSSLREMILMDNEELFRKSGYKPKKK; translated from the coding sequence ATGAATAGTATTAAATACACTTTTCTTTTTCTATTTGTTATTGGTTTTATTTCATGTGGAAAGAAAAAAGAAACAACAATCGATCTGTCCGGTATCGACTTAAAGATGGAAATTCTCAGGTTTGAAGAGAGATTCTATACGTCGGGGCCAGAAAATCTCGGGCAGCTGAAATCTGATTTTCCTTACCTGTTTCCAGCCGGCAATCCTGATTCCATATGGACCTCTAAAATGCGTGATGAGGATGAATTGTTTCTTTATAATTCAACAAAAGAGGTCTTTGGGGATTTTTCTGAGGAGGAAGCAGCGCTTAGCGATTTGTTTAAACACGTGAAACATTATTTTCCGAAATTCGAAGAGCCCAAAGTAATTACTGTATTGAGTATGGTTGATTATGAAAACCGGGTCATTTTTGCAGATAGTTTATTATTCATATCTCTCGATGTTTATCTCGGAAAAGATCATGAGGTATATTCGGACTATCCTGCGTATATCAAACAAAATTTTCGAAAGGAGCATATGGTTGTTGACGTTGCCGAGAAACTCTCGGAGCCTGTTCTGATGAAGCCGTCAACGAATTCTTTTATTTCTCGTATCATTCAACAAGGAAAAAAAATGTACCTTATGTCTGCATTTCTTCCAGGAGTCAGTGAACAGGAACTAATTGGGTATGAAAGGTCTCAATTTGAATGGGCCGAAAATAGCGAAGTAGATATCTGGAAGTATTATGTAGAAAACGAAATGCTATATTCCAATGATGCGAGCCTAACGGACAGGTTTATCGCTGATGCACCTTTCTCAAAATTCTTCCTGGAAGTAGATAAAGATTCTCCGGGTCAGATCGGGGTATGGTTTGGATGGCAAATTGTAAAATCATTTATGCAAAATTCAGATTCCAGCCTCAGGGAAATGATTTTAATGGACAATGAGGAATTGTTCAGGAAATCAGGGTATAAGCCGAAGAAAAAATAA
- the nadE gene encoding NAD(+) synthase, whose translation MKTEKVINHIVNWLKDYATQAGVKGFVVGVSGGIDSAVTSTLCAKTGLEVLCLEMPIHQAPSQVSRALHHIDWMKTQYPNVQMTQVNLTQVFDSLIAALPSVDNEEDRFMSLANTRARLRMTSLYYFAALQGLLVAGTGNKVEDFGVGFYTKYGDGGVDLSPIADLMKSEVYTLAKFMGINEDIIKAAPTDGLWGDDRTDEDQIGASYDELEWAMRFVESESNPNPLDERQKQVLDIYNRMHQANKHKMVAIPVCEIPLDLKN comes from the coding sequence ATGAAGACAGAAAAAGTTATAAATCATATTGTAAACTGGTTGAAAGATTACGCCACTCAGGCTGGAGTTAAAGGTTTTGTAGTTGGAGTTTCCGGAGGTATCGATTCTGCAGTGACCTCTACCCTGTGCGCTAAGACGGGCCTCGAAGTGCTTTGTCTTGAAATGCCTATTCACCAGGCTCCTTCTCAGGTAAGCAGAGCTCTTCATCATATTGACTGGATGAAAACTCAATATCCCAATGTTCAAATGACACAGGTAAACCTTACTCAGGTTTTTGACAGCCTTATCGCTGCTTTACCTTCTGTTGATAATGAGGAGGACAGATTTATGTCTCTTGCGAATACAAGGGCCAGATTAAGAATGACTTCCTTATATTATTTTGCCGCACTTCAGGGGCTGCTCGTAGCAGGAACCGGAAATAAAGTTGAGGATTTTGGAGTAGGATTTTATACCAAATACGGGGATGGCGGTGTTGATCTCAGCCCTATTGCCGACCTTATGAAAAGTGAGGTATACACCCTTGCAAAATTTATGGGTATCAATGAGGATATTATAAAGGCGGCTCCTACAGACGGTCTTTGGGGAGATGATCGAACCGATGAAGACCAGATCGGGGCAAGTTATGACGAACTCGAATGGGCGATGCGATTTGTTGAATCAGAATCAAATCCGAATCCCCTTGATGAAAGGCAAAAACAGGTGCTTGATATTTATAACAGAATGCATCAGGCAAATAAGCATAAAATGGTAGCTATACCGGTTTGTGAAATACCTTTGGATCTAAAAAACTAA